The window TTGGTGCCGTTTATGATAATAATTATCATAAGGTCAAACTGATGGAGACGTCATGCCCAGCAGCTACGCCCTTGGCGGGCATTTCGAAAGCCTGATGGACGAGTTGATCGCCTCTGGCCGCTATAACTCGAAAAGCGAGATCATCCGGGACGGGCTGCGCCTGCTCGAAGATCGCGAAGCGCTGCGGCAGGCGAGGCTCGAAGCCCTGCGCGCGGCCATCGCGGAAGGCGCCGATAGCGGCCCCGGCGTTGACGCGGATGCGGTGTTTGACCGGCTGGAAGCGAAGTACCAGGCGATGGCGCAAGGCGCTGCAGAGTGAGTTTGCGCTTTTCGCCCGCAGCGGAACGCGATCTGGAAGCGATTGCCGACTATATTGCGCAGGACAATCCGGGGCGGGCGCTGAGTTTCATCGCAGAGCTTCGGCAGACAGCGGCGGACATCGAAGACAACCCGCTTGCGTGGCCAGAACGCTCCGACCTTCTACCTGGCCTGCGGATGCGGCCGTTCGGGCGATACCTGGTCTTTTACAGGCCGGATCAGAACGGCGTTCGGATTGAACGGATATTCCACGCCAGCCGGGATGTTGGTGGCGGCAACGTTTAAGAGCCGTCAGCTCCACCGATGGCTGGATCAAGATAAACGAAAACCGGGCCCCTTTCGGAGCCCGGCACTTCCGGCATTCCTGCGATGAATGCGCTTACTTGTTCGGCTGCGGCGTGACGCGCAGGTAGGGCTTGATCTTCTTGTAGCCCTTGGGGAAGAGCTTGTCGGCGTCGGCGTCCGACACGCTCGGCACCACGATCACGTCATCGCCATCGGTCCAGTTCACGGGCGTGGCGACCTTGTAGCCATCGGTCAGCTGGAGGGAGTCGATCAGGCGCAG is drawn from Glycocaulis alkaliphilus and contains these coding sequences:
- a CDS encoding type II toxin-antitoxin system ParD family antitoxin, which encodes MPSSYALGGHFESLMDELIASGRYNSKSEIIRDGLRLLEDREALRQARLEALRAAIAEGADSGPGVDADAVFDRLEAKYQAMAQGAAE
- a CDS encoding type II toxin-antitoxin system RelE/ParE family toxin, translating into MSLRFSPAAERDLEAIADYIAQDNPGRALSFIAELRQTAADIEDNPLAWPERSDLLPGLRMRPFGRYLVFYRPDQNGVRIERIFHASRDVGGGNV